In the Colius striatus isolate bColStr4 chromosome W, bColStr4.1.hap1, whole genome shotgun sequence genome, one interval contains:
- the LOC133628476 gene encoding insulin-like growth factor 2 mRNA-binding protein 1 isoform X2, translating into MGEANSSGGSNLALRPLGPASWGPGDCIPPTTRVQVLDGLLAQYGTVENCEQVNTDSETAIVNVTYANWEQTRQAIMKLNGHQLENHALKVSYIPDEQSMQGPENGQRGGFGARGASRQGSPVTAGAPAKQQSMDIPLHLLVPTQYVGAIFGKDGATIRNITKQTQSKIDVHWKENAGAAEKAISIHSTPKGCSTACKMILEIMQKETKDTKTADEVPLKILAHNNFVGRLIGKEGRNLKKVEQDTETKITISSLQDLTLYNPKRTITVKGSIENCCKAEQEIMKKVREAYENDVTAMSLQSHLIPDLNLTAVGLFPASSNAVPPPPNSVSRAAPYSSFMPPEQETVHVFIPAQAVGAIIGKKGQHIKQLSRFTSASIKIAPPETPDSKVRMVVITGSPEAQFKTQGRIYGKLKEENFFGPKEEVKLKTHIWVPALAAGRVIGKGDKTVNELQNLTAAEVVVPRDQTPNENEQVIVKIIGHFYASQMAQRKIRDNLSQVKQRHQKGQIRQTQEWRK; encoded by the exons ATGGGAG AAGCAAATTCAAGTGGTGGAAGCAAC ctGGCTCTGAGGCCCCTGGGTCCAGCATCCTGGGGGCCGGGAGACTGTATTCCACCAACGACTCGCGTCCAGGTTCTGGATGGTTTGCTAGCCCAGTATGGCACTGTAGAAAACTGTGAGCAAG TGAACACAGACAGCGAGACAGCTATTGTCAATGTCACCTACGCCAACTGGGAGCAGACCAGGCA agCCATCATGAAGCTGAATGGGCACCAACTGGAGAACCATGCACTGAAGGTCTCCTACATCCCTGATGAGCAGTCCATGCAAGGGCCGGAGAACGGGCAGCGGGGCGGCTTTGGGGCGCGCGGTGCCTCCAGGCAAGGCTCCCCTGTCACTGCGGGGGCACCAGCCAAGCAGCAGTCCATGGACATCCCCCTCCACCTCCTGGTGCCCACCCAGTATGTGGGGGCCATATTCGGCAAGGACGGGGCCACTATCAGGAACATCACCAAGCAGACGCAGTCCAA AATTGACGTGCACTGGAAAGAGAatgcaggagctgcagaaaaAGCCATCAGCATCCACTCCACCCCTAAGGGCTGCTCCACTGCCTGCAAGATGATTTTGGAGATCATGCAGAAGGAGACGAAGGACACCAAGAC AGCTGATGAAGTGCCTCTGAAAATCCTGGCCCATAACAACTTTGTGGGGCGCCTCATTGGCAAAGAAGGGCGAAACTTGAAGAAAGTGGAGCAAGACACAGAGACAAAAATCACCATCTCGTC CTTGCAGGATCTGACCCTGTACAATCCCAAGAGGACCATCACGGTTAAGGGCTCCATTGAGAACTGCTGCAAGGCGGAGCAGGAGATCATGAAGAAAGTGAGGGAAGCCTATGAGAACGACGTGACTGCCATGAGT TTGCAATCTCACCTCATCCCTGACCTTAATCTGACTGCTGTTGGTCTCTTCCCTGCCTCCTCCAACGCAGTACCTCCTCCGCCAAACAGCGTCTCTAGGGCTGCACCGTATAGCTCCTTCATG cctccagagcaggagacggTGCACGTGTTCATCCCTGCTCAGGCGGTCGGTGCCATCATCGGCAAGAAGGGCCAGCACATCAAACAGCTCTCTCGGTTCACAAGTGCCTCTATCAAG ATTGCCCCTCCGGAGACACCTGACTCCAAAGTGCGCATGGTTGTCATCACTGGCTCTCCAGAAGCTCAGTTCAAG ACACAAGGCAGGATTTACGGGAAGCTGAAGGAGGAGAACTTCTTTGGGCCGAAGGAAGAAGTGAAGCTGAAAACGCACATCTGGGTCCCTGCCTTGGCCGCGGGCAGGGTCATCGGCAAGGGAGACAAAACC GTCAATGAGCTGCAGAacctgacagcagcagaggtggtGGTGCCACGGGACCAGACCCCCAATGAGAACGAGCAAGTCATTGTGAAGATCATCGGGCACTTCTACGCCAGCCAG ATGGCTCAGCGCAAGATCCGGGACAACCTGTCGCAGGTGAAGCAGCGGCACCAGAAGGGACAGATCAGGCAGACACAAGAGTGGAGGAAATGA
- the LOC133628476 gene encoding insulin-like growth factor 2 mRNA-binding protein 1 isoform X1: protein MGEANSSGGSNLALRPLGPASWGPGDCIPPTTRVQVLDGLLAQYGTVENCEQVNTDSETAIVNVTYANWEQTRQAIMKLNGHQLENHALKVSYIPDEQSMQGPENGQRGGFGARGASRQGSPVTAGAPAKQQSMDIPLHLLVPTQYVGAIFGKDGATIRNITKQTQSKADEVPLKILAHNNFVGRLIGKEGRNLKKVEQDTETKITISSLQDLTLYNPKRTITVKGSIENCCKAEQEIMKKVREAYENDVTAMSLQSHLIPDLNLTAVGLFPASSNAVPPPPNSVSRAAPYSSFMPPEQETVHVFIPAQAVGAIIGKKGQHIKQLSRFTSASIKIAPPETPDSKVRMVVITGSPEAQFKTQGRIYGKLKEENFFGPKEEVKLKTHIWVPALAAGRVIGKGDKTVNELQNLTAAEVVVPRDQTPNENEQVIVKIIGHFYASQMAQRKIRDNLSQVKQRHQKGQIRQTQEWRK from the exons ATGGGAG AAGCAAATTCAAGTGGTGGAAGCAAC ctGGCTCTGAGGCCCCTGGGTCCAGCATCCTGGGGGCCGGGAGACTGTATTCCACCAACGACTCGCGTCCAGGTTCTGGATGGTTTGCTAGCCCAGTATGGCACTGTAGAAAACTGTGAGCAAG TGAACACAGACAGCGAGACAGCTATTGTCAATGTCACCTACGCCAACTGGGAGCAGACCAGGCA agCCATCATGAAGCTGAATGGGCACCAACTGGAGAACCATGCACTGAAGGTCTCCTACATCCCTGATGAGCAGTCCATGCAAGGGCCGGAGAACGGGCAGCGGGGCGGCTTTGGGGCGCGCGGTGCCTCCAGGCAAGGCTCCCCTGTCACTGCGGGGGCACCAGCCAAGCAGCAGTCCATGGACATCCCCCTCCACCTCCTGGTGCCCACCCAGTATGTGGGGGCCATATTCGGCAAGGACGGGGCCACTATCAGGAACATCACCAAGCAGACGCAGTCCAA AGCTGATGAAGTGCCTCTGAAAATCCTGGCCCATAACAACTTTGTGGGGCGCCTCATTGGCAAAGAAGGGCGAAACTTGAAGAAAGTGGAGCAAGACACAGAGACAAAAATCACCATCTCGTC CTTGCAGGATCTGACCCTGTACAATCCCAAGAGGACCATCACGGTTAAGGGCTCCATTGAGAACTGCTGCAAGGCGGAGCAGGAGATCATGAAGAAAGTGAGGGAAGCCTATGAGAACGACGTGACTGCCATGAGT TTGCAATCTCACCTCATCCCTGACCTTAATCTGACTGCTGTTGGTCTCTTCCCTGCCTCCTCCAACGCAGTACCTCCTCCGCCAAACAGCGTCTCTAGGGCTGCACCGTATAGCTCCTTCATG cctccagagcaggagacggTGCACGTGTTCATCCCTGCTCAGGCGGTCGGTGCCATCATCGGCAAGAAGGGCCAGCACATCAAACAGCTCTCTCGGTTCACAAGTGCCTCTATCAAG ATTGCCCCTCCGGAGACACCTGACTCCAAAGTGCGCATGGTTGTCATCACTGGCTCTCCAGAAGCTCAGTTCAAG ACACAAGGCAGGATTTACGGGAAGCTGAAGGAGGAGAACTTCTTTGGGCCGAAGGAAGAAGTGAAGCTGAAAACGCACATCTGGGTCCCTGCCTTGGCCGCGGGCAGGGTCATCGGCAAGGGAGACAAAACC GTCAATGAGCTGCAGAacctgacagcagcagaggtggtGGTGCCACGGGACCAGACCCCCAATGAGAACGAGCAAGTCATTGTGAAGATCATCGGGCACTTCTACGCCAGCCAG ATGGCTCAGCGCAAGATCCGGGACAACCTGTCGCAGGTGAAGCAGCGGCACCAGAAGGGACAGATCAGGCAGACACAAGAGTGGAGGAAATGA